AGCAGAAGCATTGTTTCTTGCTCGAATCTCTGGACCCGAATAACCGGCATTCGCGTTACTCTGCGATCGGATTTGATCCGCTTGCGCTGCTTCGCGGCCGCCCCGGACGTCTGATCTGGCAGTCCGATCGGCATGACGTGAAGCAGAGTGAGCTTGCCTGCGAGAATCCGTATCTTGCTCTTCGTGACTGGTTCCCGAACGGCATACTTTCGCGCAACTATGCGGGCGGTCTCGTCGGTTATATCGGCTACGACGCATCGGTCTTTTTCGAGCCGTCTCTTGAATTGAAGATGCATGATCGTTTTGATCCCTTCGTTTTCGGGCTCTACCTGGACGGCATCGTCTGCGATACGATGACGGGCGAAATCTTCTATTATTCGTATGGCGAGAACCGAGCCGATCTCGTGCGTTCTTATATGAACCGACCGGCACTTCGATCCGGTCCTGCCTCGGTTGAATATCTCGGCGATTCGGCGACAGAAGAGCAGCACCGGCAGATGGTCGAGGCCACAAAAGAAGAGATCCGCGCCGGCAACACCTTCCAGTGCCAGATCGGACTGCAGAAAAACTATCGCATCACCGGCGATACGCTGACGATCTACGAACGCCTGCGCCGTATATCGCCGTCGCCGTTTATGTTTTATTTGAAGTTCGACGACGTGAAGCAGATCGGCGCAAGCCCTGAGCTTGTCTTTCGCCTGCAGCAGGGTGAGATGGAAACCTACCCTCTTGCCGGAACGACGGCGCGCGGAGCCAGCGAAGACGAAGACATTTCCCTTGCGCGAGCTCTTCTGAATGATCCGAAAGAGATCGCCGAACATAACATGCTTGTCGATCTTCACCGTAACGACCTCGGTCGCGTGGCAAGATTCGGTACCGTTAAAGTGCGGCATCTGATGGATATACGCAAGTTCAGCCATGTTCAGCATATATCCAGCGAGGTCGTCGGCATCCTTGCGCGTGATAAGACGATGTTCGACGGGCTGGCCAGCTGCTTTCCTGCCGGAACGTTATCCGGTGCGCCGAAGATCGAGTCGATGAAGATTATCCAGCGCCTTGAAGGCGACGCCCGCGGTCCATACGGCGGAGCGGTCGGTCAATTCGGCCTTAACGGAAACGCTACGTTTACGATTCCGATTCGCACGCTTTTTATTTCGGGAGAAGATGCCTTCGCGCGGGCGTCGTCGGGCATCGTTTATGATTCCGTTCCGAAAAACGAATACGAAGAGATTCAGCGCAAGCTTGCGGCCATGGATCTCTGTCTGAAGGAGTTCATGAACTAATGAAAGTCCTGATTATCGACAACTACGATTCCTTCACGTTTAACCTGTACCAGTATGCGGGCGAGCTGCTCGACGAAAAGGGAGGCGCTTTTCGCCTGGACGTTGAGCGGAACGATGCGATCACTCTGAAAGAGATCGCATCGCGCCGATATGAACGCATCATCATCTCTCCGGGGCCTGGAGACCCGACGGACAGGGCCTACTTTGGCATCTGCTCAGACGTGCTGCTCGGGCCGGCGAAAGAACTTCCGGTGTTAGGCGTCTGTCTGGGCATGCAGGGCATGGCGGCCGTGTACGGAGGGAATGTACGCAGGGCGAAGTTACCCATGCACGGCAAAACGTCGCTTGTTAAGCATGACGGAAAGGGAGTCTTTCAAGGTCTACCCGACAATCTTCAGGTGATGCGCTATCATTCTCTGATCGTTGAACGCAATTCTCTGCCCGACTGTTTCGAAGAGACGGCTGTCAGCCAGGACTCCGAAGAGCTTATGGGTATTCGTCATCGCGAATACCGTCATCTTGAAGGGATTCAATTTCATCCGGAGTCCTTCGCCACCGAAGGCGGTATGGAGATGCTGCGCAATTTTCTCTTTCCGGGTTAACGCCACATGAAAACGAAGCACCACGTTATTGGCGAAGACGGGGCGGCCTACCTCATCGCCGAGATCGGACTCAATCATAACGGCGACGAGGCCCTGGCCGTCCGCATGATTGAAGAGGCGGCGCGAAGCGGGGCGCATTGCGTTAAATTCCAGCTTTTTCAATCGGATCTTTTCTTCGATCGCAACGCCAGGTTGGGCGTAGGACCGCCCGGATCGCTGGGCGATTTCTTTCGCCAGTTCGAGCTTTCGCGTGAGTCCTGGAAGAGACTGGCCCGGGCCTCCGACGAAAACGGTGTGGACTTTCTCTGTTCGGTCTTCGATTATGAATCCCTCGTTTTTTATAAAGAATTGCTTGAGACGTCGGGTCATAAGACGCATTACCTGAAAATCGCTTCCACCGATCTTACGAATCGTATTCTGCTTGAACAGGCGAAGTCGATGGGCTTTGAGATCCTGCTTTCGACAGGAGCATCGGTTGAAGATGAGGTTGCGCGAACGATCGACTGGATTGGAAGGCCCGCCGTGCTCTTTCTGTGTGTTTCGTCGTATCCGGCTTTGCCGGCCGATTACAACCTGAGTCTGCTACCGGCCTGGAAAAGGAAATACGGTTGTGCAATCGGCGTATCGGACCACTGCGAGTCGCTTGTCGTATCGATGGCCGCCGCTGCCATCGGAATCGTCGGCTCAGACGGGATTGCCATCGAGCGCCATTTCACGGTCGACCGCAAGCTTCCCGGCCCAGACCAGGCGCTATCATCGACGCCGGCGCAGATGCGTGAGTTGCGCGAAGGCGTCGATCTACTGCGGGCCGCTAAGGGCACAGGCATCAAAGAAAGCATGTCATCTGAAGAAGGGGTGCGAAAGTACGGGCGCCGTTCTCTCTACTATCGCAAGGCCCTGCCGGCCGGACATATTCTTTCGATCGACGATATCATCGCGCTGCGACCGGGCGGCGGCATTCCCGTCGAACAGTATACGGGTTTTGTCGGCCGCCCTCTGAAGAATGCCGTTCAGGAAGGTTCTCCTGTGAATGCAGGGGATTTCACTTGATCCCATTCGCATGAAAGAAAGTCTAACCGTGTGAACCGTGCACGTAGCGAATCCTTATTTCAAGAAGCCTGTCATTATCTTCCAGGCGGCGTAAACAGCCCTGTCAGAGCCTTCCGTTCGGTGGGCGGTACGCCCGTATTCATGCAAAAAGGCGAGGGATGCTATCTTACCGACGTCGATGGCAACCGTTATCTCGACTTCTGTTGCTCCTGGGGGCCGCTCATTACAGGCCACCGTCCGGCGCCGATTGTGAAGGCGCTGCGTGAGCAGATCGACGAATGCCTTACTCTCGGTACTCCGAATCCGAAAGAGGTCGAGCTGGCCCGTCTGCTTGTTGAAGGCGTTGCGCGAGACGTGAAATCGGTGCAGCGTGTGCGGTTTGTCAGCTCGGGAACCGAGGCGGTGATGAGCGCCCTGCGCCTTGCCCGCGGATTCACAGGCCGCAAGCGCATCGTCAAGTTTGACGGCTGCTATCACGGCCATTCCGATGCACTGCTTGTAAAGGCGGGCTCGGGCCTGGTAACGTTCGGGCAGCCCGATTCGGCCGGCGTTCCCGAGGACTTCGTTCGCGATACGATCGTTCTGCCCTTAGCCGACAGAGAGGCTGTCGAGCAGCTCTTCGCTCGTGAAGGCGATCAGATCGCCTGCATTATTATCGAACCCGTGCCGGCTAACAACGGCCTCCTGATTCAAACGCCCGAATACCTGAAGTTCCTGCGTGAGATCACGGCAAGACATGGCGCCCTTCTGATCTTTGACGAGGTTATCAACGGATTCCGCCTGCAGTTCTCTGGAGCGGCCGGCTACTACGGAATAGAACCCGATCTGATCACCTACGGCAAGATCATCGGCGGCGGTATGCCTGTGGGCGCCTTTGCAGGCCGGGCTGAGATCCTCGAAAAGATCGCACCGCTCGGTCCCGTATATCAGGCCGGTACGCTCAGCGGCAACCCGATGGCGATGGCTGCCGGACTTGCTCAGCTCAGTATGCTCACGCCCGAGCTTTATGCCGGTC
This region of Leptonema illini DSM 21528 genomic DNA includes:
- a CDS encoding anthranilate synthase component I family protein, yielding MLPSLQLPGKPHTEKLEPGLSFFDLFRIIESEQKHCFLLESLDPNNRHSRYSAIGFDPLALLRGRPGRLIWQSDRHDVKQSELACENPYLALRDWFPNGILSRNYAGGLVGYIGYDASVFFEPSLELKMHDRFDPFVFGLYLDGIVCDTMTGEIFYYSYGENRADLVRSYMNRPALRSGPASVEYLGDSATEEQHRQMVEATKEEIRAGNTFQCQIGLQKNYRITGDTLTIYERLRRISPSPFMFYLKFDDVKQIGASPELVFRLQQGEMETYPLAGTTARGASEDEDISLARALLNDPKEIAEHNMLVDLHRNDLGRVARFGTVKVRHLMDIRKFSHVQHISSEVVGILARDKTMFDGLASCFPAGTLSGAPKIESMKIIQRLEGDARGPYGGAVGQFGLNGNATFTIPIRTLFISGEDAFARASSGIVYDSVPKNEYEEIQRKLAAMDLCLKEFMN
- a CDS encoding anthranilate synthase component II; translation: MKVLIIDNYDSFTFNLYQYAGELLDEKGGAFRLDVERNDAITLKEIASRRYERIIISPGPGDPTDRAYFGICSDVLLGPAKELPVLGVCLGMQGMAAVYGGNVRRAKLPMHGKTSLVKHDGKGVFQGLPDNLQVMRYHSLIVERNSLPDCFEETAVSQDSEELMGIRHREYRHLEGIQFHPESFATEGGMEMLRNFLFPG
- a CDS encoding N-acetylneuraminate synthase family protein, which translates into the protein MKTKHHVIGEDGAAYLIAEIGLNHNGDEALAVRMIEEAARSGAHCVKFQLFQSDLFFDRNARLGVGPPGSLGDFFRQFELSRESWKRLARASDENGVDFLCSVFDYESLVFYKELLETSGHKTHYLKIASTDLTNRILLEQAKSMGFEILLSTGASVEDEVARTIDWIGRPAVLFLCVSSYPALPADYNLSLLPAWKRKYGCAIGVSDHCESLVVSMAAAAIGIVGSDGIAIERHFTVDRKLPGPDQALSSTPAQMRELREGVDLLRAAKGTGIKESMSSEEGVRKYGRRSLYYRKALPAGHILSIDDIIALRPGGGIPVEQYTGFVGRPLKNAVQEGSPVNAGDFT
- the hemL gene encoding glutamate-1-semialdehyde 2,1-aminomutase, whose product is MNRARSESLFQEACHYLPGGVNSPVRAFRSVGGTPVFMQKGEGCYLTDVDGNRYLDFCCSWGPLITGHRPAPIVKALREQIDECLTLGTPNPKEVELARLLVEGVARDVKSVQRVRFVSSGTEAVMSALRLARGFTGRKRIVKFDGCYHGHSDALLVKAGSGLVTFGQPDSAGVPEDFVRDTIVLPLADREAVEQLFAREGDQIACIIIEPVPANNGLLIQTPEYLKFLREITARHGALLIFDEVINGFRLQFSGAAGYYGIEPDLITYGKIIGGGMPVGAFAGRAEILEKIAPLGPVYQAGTLSGNPMAMAAGLAQLSMLTPELYAGLEEKGRYLEEQFNRMDNLPFRMCRVGSIFWLYDAAHERPVRADQIDRESMKTYAAFFHHCLDRGVYLAPSGYEVGFLSTPVQRSDLDLFLSIASEFRR